The DNA window GGCGGGAACGATAATAGATACTTTAGGGTAGCTTTCCAATACAGGAAACTGTGAAAGTACTTTTTCTTTTTTTCTCTCTTTGATTGCCCAATAAGCCATCAACAGTAATCGTATCAATCCTAATATTATAAAGATTGTAAAAAGAGCTACCAGGAAATGACTAATCCCATAAATCGCAGTTGCCAATACCAGATTCAACTGCATAATATAATAGGATTTTGTCTTTGGAACTTCGGGCATTAGCTCATTTTTGCTTTTATGTAAAATACTTGCTAAAGTGGTAAAATGATACCCCTGTTTTTGTAATGTAGGAATTAATATTTTAAGAGCCTTAACAGTCTCTTCTCTTGTATCTCCGCCCGCATCGTGAAGGAGGATAATATTTCCTCTTTCTTGTTTTATTCCTTGTAATACGCGCTTTACAATTTCATCCGATTTTACACCAGGCTGCCAGTCTTCAGGGTCTATACTTTCACCAATATCCAGATAATTTTGCTGTCTTGCCAAGGCCACCGGAATGATCTCTTCAGAAGTCGTAGGTTCCGAGTCCGCATTATAAGGTGCTCTGAATAAGATCGTACTGTGACCTGTTATACATTCAAATAACAACCTTGTCAGCTTTAGTTCCAGCAATGCTCTTTCCGGACTTACTTTCGCCACATTTTCATGGGTGAATGTATGATTTCCTATTTCGTGACCTTCCCTATAGATTCTTTTTACAAGTGGTAAGTTTCTCTCAGCATTTAAACCTATTAAAAAGAATGCTGCAGGAACATGATATTTTGACAATACATCGAGAACCTGTGGTGTGTATGTTTCATCCGGCCCATCATCAAATGTTAGAACCAGCTCTTTCTGTGGTGCTGAGCCATATTTTTTCACTTCATAAGAACTCGGATAGGTTACATAATTTTCATCCGTAATTATTTTTTCTTTCGGATCTATCTCCACTGCAATTTTTCCATCATGTGGAGTATTTAAAACATCCAAAACTTCACCATCTCCGATATAGTCTACCATCGTCTGACCTTTCACATTCTCAAATTTCTTTAGATCAAGTTTTGGCAAACCTGCAAAAGTGAGATCTTTATCATAAAAATTCCATACTCTGCTGTCTTCGCTTCCTAATCTCCAAAGTGCTGTTCCTGCTAATGGATATTCTGATGAAAAACGCATCGTATTGAAAATAGAAGCAGCATCATTGAAAAATACAGTATGTGTATTATTTTTAAAATCTGTGTATGAATAATTAAGATTAAAAGTATTGTCATCAAAATTCATAACCGATTTACTGGCACTGGCTTTGGTAATTGCCTGCATATAGGAAACTGAGACATTATCATCGGGATTCGAGCTCCAGTCATATCCATAAGCTCCAAGACCTAAAATAATTTTATTAGCTGTTGTTTTCTTTAAAATTTTTCCTGTCTGGGCCTCGATCCATTTTTGAGACGAAATTGGACCCGCATCTCCTGAAGCAGAATATTCATCATAAGCCATCAGCACAAAATAATCTACATAAGGGTTTAGGCTTTGGATATTATAATCATCATTATCAGTCATAATATCCATGGTTACCAATAGCTTATTTTGCTTAAAAGTATCTGAAAGCTCTTTCATAAAAGCAATAAGATTCTCATCGGAATCCAGATTCATATCCTCAAAGTCAATGTTGATTCCTTTAAAATGAAATTTCACACATTCTTCAGTTAGTTTTCGAATAAGCTTTGTTCTTTTTAAAGGATCATTCAACACTTTAGTTAAACCCTCAGCACGGAACTCTCTATCTGAATTGTTACTTAAAATAGGCATTGCAGCAATACCGGTTCTTTTAATAACTTTATAACCTTCAGGATCAATATTTGTTTTCAGATCTCCTGTTTTAGGATCAAGGAAGAACCATTCGGGGAAAACTAAATTGATGTGTTTAATATTTCTTTTCAGGGACATTAGAGATTGAGGATCCCAGGCTACATAGAAAGCCGAGCGAATTCCTCCGGGAAACTGAGACCAGTTCTTATTTTGATTTTTGAGTCTTTCAGCTTTTGCTTTTTCAATTTTAGAAAGACTGGTATGGATTGTTTTTTCTGAGATAAAACTTCTGAATCCTTTATATTCTTTCGAAATTCTATTTTCTTGAAGGTAAGGTTTTCCGGCAGTAATTATTGTTTTATAGTCTTCATGGAAGGGAATTTTTGGACTTTTGTCCAGCTTCATCATTAATGCCAATGCTAAAAAAAGTAATATCCCAATGAAGATAAAAACACGGGATCCCCATTGGACATTTCTCCATCGTTTTTTATTAGTTGTTTGAAAAACCTGTTTTGAATTTTCCACGTTTTGTTATTTTTCTGAATACGTCTCAAAAAGCGTGAAAAACCATATCAATTTTAATTAAAATAAAATTAAAAAATAGGAAATATGATTAATCATTTATAAGTAATCCTACTAAGTCCTGAATAATTTTCTGAGAAACAAAGTTCATAAAATCCAGTCTATCCAGATGTGGCATATATAATTTGAAACTCTCCTCTCTGTCATTGATCCTGATCGAATAATAAACAGTCCCTACTTCTTTTCCATCTTCCCCTTTGCCAGGTCCCGCAACTCCTGTTGTAGAAATTGAAATATGAGTACCAAATAATTGCTGACATCCTCTAGCCATTTCCTGAGCTACCTGCTCACTTACTACGGTAAACTCATTCACTGTCTCTTGGGCAACTTGTAAAATCTTAACTTTTTTTTCTGTCGCATAAGGAACGATTCCCCCTATAAAATAGTTTGAACTTCCAGAGTTTGAGGTAATCATTTTTGCAAGCTCACCACCTGTACAGCTTTCTGCAGTAGAAAGTGTCAATTTCTTTTCATTCAAAAGCTCACCTAAAATTTTCTCAATTTTATCTTCTGTTGTTGCTATAATGCTGTCGCCAATCAGAGGAAATAACTTTTGTATTTCTTCTTCCAATTGCTGGTTTAAAATACTTTCATCATCTCCAGATGCCGTCAGCCTCAATTTCACCCGGGTTCCAACAGGCAAATAAGACAGTGCTAAATTTTCAGGCAATGAAAGTTCCCAGTCCTCAATGATATCTGCCAGGATACTTTCGGCAATTCCAACTACGGAAACAATTCTGGTTGTAATATAATGTAAACTGAATGTATCTTTTAAATAAGGAACAATCTGATCTTTGATCAATGGTTTTACTTCATAAGGAACACCAGGAAGACTAAAACTTAGTTTATCATTATACCTCATCATCATGCAAGGAGCAGTTCCGTATTGATTTTGAAAAACTATGGATTTTGTAGGAACAAAGGCCTGTTCTCTATTTCTTTCCAGTATTTCAGATCGCCCCCTTTTTTCCATATAGTTTCTTAAATGTTCAAAAGTAGCTTCATCTAGAGCAATCTCGTCATTAAAAAACTCAGCAAGGGCTTTCTTAGTTTTATCGTCTCTTGTTGGCCCTAATCCACCCGTTGTAATAACCAAATCACCCATCTCAAAGGCCGTTTGCAAGGTCTTTTTGATGGTTTCAATTTCATCAGAGATTGTAAAGATCTGCGAAACTTTTATACCTATATTTTTAAGTTCAGTAGCAATAAAGTTAGAATTGGTATCTATTGTATTCCCGGAAAGGATTTCGTCTCCAATAGTAATCAGAACAGCGTTTTCCATATTGTAATTTTTGAAAAAAATCTAGTACAAATGACGGAAAAATCTGCGGTTGAGGCAATATAAAATCATTTTTTCTATCTTTGATTTGAACTGTTTATAACTATAATAAAAAATAATGGCAAAATATGATGATGCCTTTTGGCATTATGGTGTGATTTCTCTACTGCTGTGATTAGCACAAAGTTTAGATTCCTGCGAAATGACAAGGTTGATTAGTAAGATAAAGTAATCTAAAAGGAAATTTAAATAATTTAATCTTAATCATTATGTCTCACCCAGATCAGTTCTTCTGTATTATATCCTATTCTTTTTGCTTTTTCTAAAAAACGCAGTCTTATACTTTCAGGGATTTCAGTGGTACGGGACAATATCCAAAGATACTTTAAGCTGTTTCCGGCAACTAGGGCATACTGATAATTTTCATCGATATCAATCACATTATAACCTGCCCAGATTGGTTTAAAAAAAGAAACTTTTAAACGACCCTCTGTTTTATCTTTTACAAACTTTGCTTCACCTATAGATTCTTCCCATACTTTTTTTAGATAATTATACCCTTTATTATTGACACGAATGCTTCCATCAGAATTCTGAGAATAAGTTGCTGTTACATTATCCATTCCTTTCTCAAACTTATAATCGAATCTTGCGATTTCATACCATTTCCCCAAATATTTTTCGGCATCAAAATGAGTCACTGCAACAGCACCTTTCGGAAGCCTTACCGAATAGTGATTAAAAATTAACAACCCCAAGATGCCAACCGTGACGGGAATTCCAATTTTCTGAATATTTTTCATAATAATACAGTTATGTGGTGAGTATGAAAAAGTCCAAAAATAATGCCTTTGGGCTGTTAATAAACAATAATTCTAAGAGAAAACTTTTAGAAAAGCATCTTTAAAAGTACCTGAAACTTCAATTTCAGCTTCATCCAGTAATGTTACAGTTCCACTTTTATGATAGGATTTTACAAAACCAGTATTGATGATATGAGAACGATGAACCCTAACAAATGGTGCTTCCAACAGATCGTCGAAATGTTTCAAAAATCTGCAGACCATTTTTTTGGATCCGTCCATAAGATAAACCTGAGTAAAATTACCATCCGCTTGAAGTCTGACAATATCTTCTGTTTTTACGACATCAAATCCCTGCAAAGTTGGTAGAATAAGCTGTTGCTTTTCGGGTTTTAATTTTAAGTTTTCAAGTAGTATTTTATTCCGGTTCAGTTCTTCTTTTTTCTCAAGACTTTCTGCTACTTTATTCACAGCAAGAATGAGCTCCTGAATATCAATAGGTTTTAAAATATAGTAACTCGCTGATTTATTAAGTGCCTGTAATGAATATTGGGAAAAAGCAGTGATAAAGATCGTTTCATAGATGTAGTCTTTTGTAGCCTCCAGAACATCGAAAGCGTTCCCATAGGGCATTTCTACATCCAGAAAAACAAGTTGAGGTTGCTTCTCTGCAATAAGGGGAACGGCATCTTTGATATTTTCGGCTTCTCCCAGGATCTCTACCTGAGGACAGTATTTTGTGAGATAATTCCTGAGAACCTCTCTCGCAATGACCTCATCGTCTATTATAACAGCTTTTATTTTCATTTAAACAATCCGGATGTATTTCCGTTTTATTGTAAAAATATGAATATTTCGCTTTTTATACAACTTAATGGCTCTGCGTCATTATTTACTGAACCCTCTTCCATTTCCAGGCATACCATACGATCAATAAAGTGATGATACTTTCTAAAATAGCCAAAAAAACATAAAACGTTTGCCAGGCTGAAAATGAAGTTACTGCTATCAATAGCATGATTCCAGTAAAAAATATTCCGAAGATAATATTGAAAATTCTATTGATGGTGGCTTTTAATATTAAAGAAAGGAAGACCATTACTGCCGGAATTGATAATAACAGTGATGCTAAAAACAATTTAATGGGAGTATCCAGCAAATTCGTTCCATCAACAAGACCTTGTGCTTTGCCGGGAATATACAGTTCAAAATAATCACCATATAGATAGCATAATGTTACCGAAGTCCAAAGTCCAGCCAGTTTTATTTTAATATTTACCGGGATATCTTCCAGTTTTTGAGGGTCATTGGTTTTCATAGCAATAAATTATTGAGTTTAGTTTTTTTGAACCTTTAGGTTTACAACTTAAAGACAATAATATTTCACAAATAGTTACACGATAATAGAAAATGTTTGTCAATGGTTCTTTATAGCTTATACTGTATTTCCACTAGAACCCCTTGTTCATTCTTTTTATCTGTTACTTTACAATGGATCTCCTTTTTATATAAATCATTAAGCAGTCCAATCCTTTCAATGGTATTTTTCATTCCTCGTCCTTCTCTCGCTTTTTGATGTTGGGTTTTCAGTTTTTTACTTTCTTCAATTCCAATTCCATTGTCTTCAATAATGATTTTTAAATGCTCATTACTTTTTTCAAAGTTCAATTTTAAAAATCCCTTTTCTTTCCGATATCGTAA is part of the Chryseobacterium paludis genome and encodes:
- a CDS encoding CinA family nicotinamide mononucleotide deamidase-related protein, producing the protein MENAVLITIGDEILSGNTIDTNSNFIATELKNIGIKVSQIFTISDEIETIKKTLQTAFEMGDLVITTGGLGPTRDDKTKKALAEFFNDEIALDEATFEHLRNYMEKRGRSEILERNREQAFVPTKSIVFQNQYGTAPCMMMRYNDKLSFSLPGVPYEVKPLIKDQIVPYLKDTFSLHYITTRIVSVVGIAESILADIIEDWELSLPENLALSYLPVGTRVKLRLTASGDDESILNQQLEEEIQKLFPLIGDSIIATTEDKIEKILGELLNEKKLTLSTAESCTGGELAKMITSNSGSSNYFIGGIVPYATEKKVKILQVAQETVNEFTVVSEQVAQEMARGCQQLFGTHISISTTGVAGPGKGEDGKEVGTVYYSIRINDREESFKLYMPHLDRLDFMNFVSQKIIQDLVGLLIND
- a CDS encoding lipocalin family protein, whose amino-acid sequence is MKNIQKIGIPVTVGILGLLIFNHYSVRLPKGAVAVTHFDAEKYLGKWYEIARFDYKFEKGMDNVTATYSQNSDGSIRVNNKGYNYLKKVWEESIGEAKFVKDKTEGRLKVSFFKPIWAGYNVIDIDENYQYALVAGNSLKYLWILSRTTEIPESIRLRFLEKAKRIGYNTEELIWVRHND
- a CDS encoding LytR/AlgR family response regulator transcription factor, translating into MKIKAVIIDDEVIAREVLRNYLTKYCPQVEILGEAENIKDAVPLIAEKQPQLVFLDVEMPYGNAFDVLEATKDYIYETIFITAFSQYSLQALNKSASYYILKPIDIQELILAVNKVAESLEKKEELNRNKILLENLKLKPEKQQLILPTLQGFDVVKTEDIVRLQADGNFTQVYLMDGSKKMVCRFLKHFDDLLEAPFVRVHRSHIINTGFVKSYHKSGTVTLLDEAEIEVSGTFKDAFLKVFS
- a CDS encoding polysaccharide deacetylase family protein, which produces MENSKQVFQTTNKKRWRNVQWGSRVFIFIGILLFLALALMMKLDKSPKIPFHEDYKTIITAGKPYLQENRISKEYKGFRSFISEKTIHTSLSKIEKAKAERLKNQNKNWSQFPGGIRSAFYVAWDPQSLMSLKRNIKHINLVFPEWFFLDPKTGDLKTNIDPEGYKVIKRTGIAAMPILSNNSDREFRAEGLTKVLNDPLKRTKLIRKLTEECVKFHFKGINIDFEDMNLDSDENLIAFMKELSDTFKQNKLLVTMDIMTDNDDYNIQSLNPYVDYFVLMAYDEYSASGDAGPISSQKWIEAQTGKILKKTTANKIILGLGAYGYDWSSNPDDNVSVSYMQAITKASASKSVMNFDDNTFNLNYSYTDFKNNTHTVFFNDAASIFNTMRFSSEYPLAGTALWRLGSEDSRVWNFYDKDLTFAGLPKLDLKKFENVKGQTMVDYIGDGEVLDVLNTPHDGKIAVEIDPKEKIITDENYVTYPSSYEVKKYGSAPQKELVLTFDDGPDETYTPQVLDVLSKYHVPAAFFLIGLNAERNLPLVKRIYREGHEIGNHTFTHENVAKVSPERALLELKLTRLLFECITGHSTILFRAPYNADSEPTTSEEIIPVALARQQNYLDIGESIDPEDWQPGVKSDEIVKRVLQGIKQERGNIILLHDAGGDTREETVKALKILIPTLQKQGYHFTTLASILHKSKNELMPEVPKTKSYYIMQLNLVLATAIYGISHFLVALFTIFIILGLIRLLLMAYWAIKERKKEKVLSQFPVLESYPKVSIIVPAYNEEVNIISSLTNLLNQSYPNFDVIMVDDGSKDLTYERAREAFSEHPKLKIFTKSNGGKATALNFGISQTDAEYVVCIDADTKLQQDAVKYLIARFLNASPEEKIAAVAGNVKVGNQVNWLTRWQAIEYTTSQNFDRLAYANINAITVIPGAIGAFKKSVIDEVGGYSSDTLAEDCDITVKILKEGYTVANENRAIAVTEAPETVRQFLKQRFRWTYGIMQMFWKQKQTFLNPKYKGLGLWAMPNILLFQYIIPFFSPFADVIMFFGILFGNGEKIFTYYLLFLLVDASLAIVAFLMQREKLVNLLYVIPQRFGYRWLMYIVLFRSLRKALKGEIQAWGFLKRTGNVKEVTTS
- a CDS encoding DUF6326 family protein codes for the protein MKTNDPQKLEDIPVNIKIKLAGLWTSVTLCYLYGDYFELYIPGKAQGLVDGTNLLDTPIKLFLASLLLSIPAVMVFLSLILKATINRIFNIIFGIFFTGIMLLIAVTSFSAWQTFYVFLAILESIITLLIVWYAWKWKRVQ